A stretch of the Epinephelus fuscoguttatus linkage group LG2, E.fuscoguttatus.final_Chr_v1 genome encodes the following:
- the LOC125900510 gene encoding hatching enzyme 1.2-like — translation MSVSCRSAGMARMSVFRFSALALLLLSACCWADNEAEEIAEEDLGDLSVSELLERANSNLLRSDDGPILTEGDIVIDSETERNADPCTSRGCKWGKYTDGKVYIPYYIASHFSSREKAIITRGLESFSSFSCIRFRPSRSSDRDWLSIESKDGCYSYVGRRGGKQVVSLARRGCLYHGTVQHELLHALGFNHEQTRSDRDNHIKVLLQNVQSGMEHNFRKIATLNQGTPYDYNSVMQYHKYAFSKNNQPTMLPIPNNNVSFGNAKEMSRNDIARLNTLYGC, via the exons ATGTCTGTGTCCTGCAGATCTGCTGGTATGGCTCGCATGTCTGTTTTCAGGTTCTCAGCtctggctctgctgctgctgtctgcctgCTGTTGGGCTGACAATGAG GCAG AGGAGATTGCAGAGGAGGACTTAGGggatctgtctgtctctgaactTCTGGAGAGAGCCAACAGTAATCTGC TCCGTTCTGATGATGGTCCCATCCTGACTGAGGGAGACATCGTCATCGACAGCGAGACCGAGAGAAACGCCGACCCCTGCACCAGCCGTGGCTGCAAGTGGGGCAAATACACTGACGGAAAGGTCTACATTCCTTATTACATCGCCAGTCACTTCT CCTCCCGTGAGAAGGCCATCATCACCCGTGGACTGGAGTCCTTCTCTTCCTTCTCCTGCATCCGCTTCAGGCCCAGCAGGAGCAGCGACCGCGACTGGCTGAGCATCGAGTCCAAGGACGG CTGCTACTCCTACGTCGGCCGTCGTGGTGGTAAGCAGGTGGTGTCTCTGGCCCGTCGTGGATGCCTCTACCATGGAACCGTCCAGCACGAGCTGCTCCACGCTCTGGGCTTCAACCACGAACAGACCCGCAGTGACAGGGACAACCACATCAAAGTCCTGCTGCAGAACGTTCAGTCTG gaaTGGAGCACAACTTCAGGAAGATCGCCACCCTGAACCAGGGCACTCCCTACGATTACAACTCTGTCATGCAGTACCACAA GTACGCCTTCTCCAAGAACAACCAGCCCACCATGCTCCCCATCCCTAACAACAACGTGTCCTTTGGTAACGCTAAGGAGATGAGTCGCAACGACATCGCCAGGCTTAACACGCTCTACGGCTGCT AG